Proteins co-encoded in one Colletes latitarsis isolate SP2378_abdomen chromosome 2, iyColLati1, whole genome shotgun sequence genomic window:
- the Arr2 gene encoding arrestin 2: MFPLLLLAYVVAIKVFKKTTPNGKLTVYLGKRDFIDHLDSVDPIDGIVVVENDYLQGRKVYGQVTTVFRYGREEDEVMGVKFSKELVLCREQIVPIKKEKQDMTPVQERLLKRLGATAYPFLFQFPQNSPSSVTLQPGDDDQGKPLGVEYTVRIYVGEHEEDKGHKRSSVALAIKKLQYAPPTRGRKLPSSLVSKGFTFSQGKLNLEVTLDREIYYHGEKVAANVIVTNNSRKAVKNIKLFVVQHCEVTMVNTQFSRNVASLETREGCPITPGASFTKQFYLVPLASSNKDRRGIALDGHLKDDDVNLASSTMVAEGKAPNEAMGIVISYSLRVKLNCGTLGGELVTDVPLKLMHPAPGVAEKEKATLKKNKSVDRTRYENSCYSNDDDDNIVFEDFARLRLNEPE, from the exons ATGTTTCCTCTCTTGCTTTTGGCTTACGTTGTAGCCATCAAAGTATTCAAAAAAACTACTCCAAATG GAAAGCTTACAGTTTACCTTGGAAAACGGGACTTCATAGACCACTTAGATAGCGTAGATCCCATTGATGGCATCGTTGTTGTTGAAAATGATTATCTTCAGGGACGAAAAGTTTACGGACAG GTGACAACAGTTTTCCGCTATGGCCGCGAAGAGGACGAGGTCATGGGTGTCAAATTCAGCAAAGAACTTGTCTTATGTCGCGAGCAAATAGTGCCAATAAAGAAGGAGAAGCAAGATATGACACCCGTTCAAGAACGACTTTTGAAACGACTTGGAGCTACCGCCTATCCTTTCTTGTTCCAATTTCCACAGAACTCTCCCAGCTCAGTTACACTACAACCTGGTGATGATGATCAAGGGAAACCACTGGGTGTTGAGTACACTGTTAGAATATACGTGGGAGAACACGAAGAAGACAAG GGACATAAAAGATCATCTGTTGCATTAGCGATAAAAAAGCTACAATACGCTCCGCCTACGAGAGGACGTAAACTACCTAGCTCACTGGTTTCCAAGGGATTCACTTTCTCTCAGGGCAAATTGAACCTTGAAGTTACACTTGACAGGGAAATTTACTACCATGGCGAAAAAGTAGCTGCAAACGTTATAGTTACCAACAATTCTCGAAAAGCAGTAAAAAATATCAAG ctgtttgtggtacagcattgcgaGGTAACAATGGTTAATACTCAATTCTCTCGAAACGTGGCCAGCTTAGAAACGCGCGAAGGATGCCCGATTACACCTGGCGCATCGTTTACAAAGCAGTTCTATCTTGTTCCACTGGCTAGTAGCAATAAAGATCGTCGTGGTATTGCTCTCGATGGACATCTAAAA GACGATGACGTGAATCTCGCATCTTCAACTATGGTTGCCGAGGGCAAAGCACCTAACGAAGCTATGGGTATTGTTATCTCGTATTCTCTGCGAGTGAAATTGAATTGTGGTACCTTGGGCGGTGAACTAGTTACAGATGTTCCGCTTAAATTAATGCATCCAGCTCCAG GAGTCGCAGAAAAAGAAAAAGCTACTTTGAAGAAGAACAAAAGCGTCGACAGGACACGCTATGAGAATTCTTGTTATtctaatgatgatgatgataataTCGTGTTCGAAGACTTCGCTCGTCTGCGTCTGAACGAGCCAGAATAA
- the LOC143351714 gene encoding rab-like protein 3 translates to MATIDKVKIIVVGDSGVGKTSLTNIICQQQPISNPSWTIGCSVEVKLHEYKEGTPNQKRYFIELWDIGGSQSHKNTRSVFYNPTNGIILVHDLTNRKSQQNLQKWLEEVLCKDNNYTKSKPFDDFDPEKFVGSTQIPILVVGTKLDLIAEVRSNIHRRSSTIAEECGADEIFLDCRQMRSLAAGSSSSVKLSRFFDKVIERRFYSSREGISPDKRRLPMYTPYSTKVYHND, encoded by the exons atggCTACGATAGATAAAGTTAAAATTATTGTCGTCGGTGATTCTG GTGTTGGAAAAACATCATTGACAAATATAATATGTCAGCAACAGCCTATTAGTAATCCTTCATGGACCATAGGTTGTTCTGTAGAAGTTAAATTGCATGAATATAAAGAAGGAACACCTAATCAGAAAAGATATTTTATTGAATTATGGGACATTGGTGGAAGTCAAAGTCATAAAAATACAAGATCTGTTTTCTATAATCCCACTAATG GTATAATATTGGTCCATGACTTAACAAACAGAAAGTCACAGCAGAATCTTCAAAAATGGCTTGAAGAAGTTTTGTGTAAAGATAATAATTACACGAAATCAAAACCTTTTGATGATTTTGATCCTGAAAAATTTGTAGGATCTACTCAG ATACCAATTCTAGTTGTTGGTACAAAATTAGACCTAATTGCAGAAGTAAGATCAAATATCCATAGACGTTCCTCGACTATTGCAGAGGAATGTGGTGCTGATGAGATTTTTTTG GACTGTCGTCAAATGAGATCATTAGCTGCTGGTTCTAGCTCATCTGTCAAATTAAGCAGATTTTTTGATAAAGTTATTGAAAGGCGTTTTTATTCGTCAAGAGAAGGCATTAGTCCTGATAAACGAAGGCTACCAATGTACACTCCATACAGTACAAAAGTTTATCATAATGactga
- the Tfiiealpha gene encoding transcription factor IIEalpha: protein MSGEERLVTEVPSSLKQLARLVVRGFYTIEDALIVDMLVRNPCMKEDDICELLKFERKMLRARISTLRNDKFIQVRLKMETGSDGKAQKVNYYFINYKTFVNVVKYKLDLMRKRMETEERDATSRASFKCTNCLKTFTDLEADQLFDMTTGEFRCTFCREVVEEDQSALPKKDSRLLLAKFNEQLEPLYILLREVEGIKLAPEILEPEPVDINTIKGIDTRKPSSLRAPGEQWSGEATRSSGFMVEDTRVDVTIGDESADDNAANRRKERPIWMMESTVINSDSQPDGVNTQENILDKAAATATNTTMTNNKQGEDIMSVLLAHEKKGGTNAAAAIKSVLPQESSDSSDNEEVAEMQAIDTGDVETMDSEDDDLVPTVTVAGKTVAIADVNDTLIAEMTPIEKEAYIQAYQEYYSHMYD, encoded by the exons ATGAGTGGTGAAGAACGACTTGTTACAGAAGTTCCCAGTAGTTTAAAGCAATTAGCACGTTTAGTAGTACGTGGATTTTATACAATAGAAGATGCATTGATTGTTGATATGTTGGTTAGAAATCCAT GTATGAAAGAAGATGACATCTGTGAACTTTTGAAATTTGAACGTAAAATGTTAAGAGCTAGGATATCTACATTGCGTAATGATAAATTCATACAAGTAAGATTGAAAATGGAAACTGGGTCTGATGGAAAAGCACAAAAAGTCAactattattttattaactATAAG ACTTTTGTAAATGTAGTAAAATATAAGTTAGACTTAATGAGGAAAAGAATGGAAACTGAAGAACGAGATGCTACCAGTAGGGCAAGTTTTAAATGTACAAATTGTTTGAAAACTTTTACTGATCTTGAG GCAGATCAATTGTTTGATATGACCACTGGTGAATTTAGATGTACATTTTGTCGTGAAGTAGTAGAAGAAGATCAGTCTGCCCTTCCAAAGAAAGACTCAAGGCTGTTACtagccaagtttaatgaacagtTAGAACCTCTTTACATTTTATTAAGGGAAGTGGAAGGTATCAAATTGGCTCCTGAAATATTAGAACCAGAACCAGTTGATATAAACACCATTAAGGG TATCGACACAAGGAAACCAAGTAGTCTAAGAGCACCTGGAGAACAATGGTCCGGCGAAGCTACAAGGTCGTCAGGTTTTATGGTAGAAGATACCAGAGTAGATGTTACAATCGGCGATGAATCCGCTGACGATAATGCAGCAAACAGAAGGAAGGAAAGACCAATCTGGATGATGGAAAGTACAGTTATCAACTCTGACTCACAG CCTGATGGAGTCAACACACAAGAGAACATTTTGGATAAAGCTGCAGCCACTGCCACTAATACTACTATGACGAATAATAAACAGGGTGAAGATATTATGTCTGTATTGCTGGCTCATGAAAAGAAGGGAGGAACAAATGCTGCAGCTGCTATAAAATCTGTATTACCTCAAGAATCTAGTGATAGTAGCGATAACGAAGAAGTTGCTGAAATGCAAGCCATTGATACAG GAGATGTAGAAACAATGGATTCTGAAGATGATGACCTTGTACCAACTGTAACTGTTGCGGGAAAAACTGTTGCCATTGCAGATGTGAACGACACATTAATTGCAGAAATGACACCTATAGAAAAAGAAGCATACATTCAGGCATATCAAGAATACTATTCTCACATGTATGATTAA